The Spirochaetales bacterium genome contains a region encoding:
- a CDS encoding prohibitin family protein, which translates to MAKEKTTSPQKKETKTAGRSGTGNLFGWLKNCIINVRQWPRKKKRTAIITAIVVILLLFLLSFISRQQLWVTIEPGVRGIIYNRFGGGISDRILGEGTHFIFPGFQVCYRARVARQSAEIERVTADSIEFQDVALWLNVEFQLEEEHLPLLFREYGAKSSREIVLDVITPAVNEVTKVIIVNYPIGDVLLHQPDIKAEITRRLGEVLRQYYISVIDIDVVNIRLSPDYREIVAETEYAVYKDKQKTLELETEKKESERRILEAETLKREKVLEAEGIAEYNRILGRQSITPQLLEYRKLENRSAAIKKWDGKLPGQLGNVSEWPF; encoded by the coding sequence ATGGCAAAGGAAAAAACGACATCACCGCAGAAAAAGGAGACCAAAACAGCCGGCCGGAGTGGTACGGGGAATCTTTTCGGCTGGTTAAAAAATTGTATTATAAACGTACGGCAATGGCCGCGGAAGAAAAAACGTACGGCGATTATCACCGCTATCGTGGTGATTCTGCTCCTGTTTCTGTTGAGCTTTATAAGCCGGCAGCAGCTTTGGGTGACGATCGAACCCGGCGTTCGCGGCATCATTTACAACAGGTTCGGGGGAGGCATATCGGACAGGATTCTCGGTGAAGGAACCCATTTTATCTTTCCAGGGTTCCAGGTATGCTACAGGGCACGGGTGGCCCGTCAATCCGCTGAAATCGAACGAGTGACCGCCGATTCCATCGAATTTCAGGATGTCGCCCTCTGGCTGAATGTCGAGTTTCAACTCGAAGAGGAACACCTGCCCCTTCTTTTCCGGGAATACGGGGCGAAAAGCAGCAGGGAAATCGTTCTCGATGTCATCACGCCGGCGGTCAACGAGGTGACAAAGGTGATCATCGTCAATTATCCGATCGGCGACGTGCTGCTTCACCAGCCCGATATCAAGGCGGAGATAACCCGGAGACTCGGGGAGGTACTCCGGCAATATTATATTTCGGTGATCGACATCGATGTCGTCAATATCCGCCTGTCACCGGATTACCGCGAGATCGTCGCCGAAACCGAGTATGCCGTGTACAAGGACAAACAAAAGACGCTGGAACTCGAGACGGAAAAAAAGGAATCCGAACGGCGTATTCTGGAGGCCGAGACACTAAAAAGGGAAAAGGTCCTCGAGGCGGAAGGGATAGCCGAGTATAATCGCATTCTGGGCAGACAGTCGATCACCCCGCAGCTGCTCGAATACAGAAAACTGGAAAACAGATCGGCCGCGATCAAAAAATGGGACGGCAAGCTTCCCGGGCAGCTCGGCAATGTCAGCGAATGGCCTTTTTAG
- a CDS encoding deoxyribonuclease IV, producing MNTTPLVGAHLSIGGGVDIAIDRARSLGCPVLQLFTHNPRQWSAAPIPVEVVRRFREKQRKTGLILASHASYLINPVSAKNEVRTASRDLLSMELRNTQELGIPFLVIHPGSTGNSDEKTGIREIASTLDDAIETSGNEKTSILLETTAGHAHSIGYRFEHLRDIIGAARYRSRYGVCFDTCHVFASGYDLVSEEAYERTMRAFDDTIGLSLLKFIHLNDCLFECGARRDRHTHIGKGKIGPETFVRIMNDARFIATGKCIETPKGKKNEWDKLNLTFLRQCV from the coding sequence ATGAATACTACCCCGCTTGTCGGCGCGCACCTTTCGATCGGCGGCGGTGTCGATATCGCAATCGACCGCGCACGCTCCCTCGGGTGTCCGGTTCTCCAGCTTTTCACCCATAATCCCCGGCAGTGGTCGGCCGCGCCGATCCCCGTCGAGGTTGTCCGCCGTTTCAGGGAGAAACAGCGAAAGACAGGCCTCATTCTCGCTAGTCACGCGAGTTATCTCATCAACCCCGTTTCCGCAAAAAACGAGGTGCGGACCGCATCACGCGACCTCCTTTCCATGGAATTGCGAAATACACAGGAACTCGGCATCCCCTTTCTCGTCATACATCCCGGCAGTACCGGGAATTCGGACGAAAAAACGGGAATTAGGGAAATCGCTTCCACCCTCGATGACGCGATCGAAACTTCCGGTAATGAAAAAACATCCATCCTCCTTGAAACAACGGCCGGTCACGCACACAGTATCGGCTACCGCTTCGAACACCTCAGGGACATAATCGGGGCCGCCCGCTACCGATCGCGGTACGGCGTCTGCTTCGATACCTGTCACGTCTTCGCCTCCGGATACGATCTCGTATCGGAAGAAGCATATGAGCGTACCATGCGTGCTTTCGATGATACAATCGGTCTTTCCCTGCTTAAATTTATACACCTTAATGACTGCCTCTTCGAATGCGGGGCACGCCGCGACCGCCATACCCATATCGGCAAAGGGAAGATCGGCCCGGAAACGTTTGTCCGTATCATGAACGATGCCCGGTTTATCGCGACGGGAAAATGTATCGAAACGCCGAAAGGGAAAAAAAATGAATGGGACAAATTGAATCTTACATTCTTGAGGCAATGTGTTTAG
- a CDS encoding xylanase, translating to MHNTFHITRRKTRDGRGSFDTGKYRNLFHDLLAVPDDLVHRKIADAWNRLFYGNERTERFYFQAAPDTAYIKDIYHNDVRSEGMSYGLMIAVQLDKKDEFDRLWKWTKDYMQHKDGPRKNYFAWQCKTNGTIIDPNSASDGEEWIVMALFFASARWGNGSGIFDYASEAQTVLDTMLHKKDEHGNDGTITNMFHELHHQIVFSPFHPEINEDKPPYTFTDPSYHLPHFYELWARWAERDNGFWFEAAKAGRKFLKKAVHPVTGLAPDYALFDGTPTNHFGGGQADFRYDAWRVAMNVALDYAWFEADRWAIIQSNRLLDFFFNEGLDTYGDQYTLDGKCLCDNHNSGLIAMNAVAALAATNEKRKGFVKKLWCLPVPSGDARYYEGLCYMLGLLMVSGTFRIYHPAP from the coding sequence ATGCACAATACCTTTCATATCACACGACGTAAGACCCGCGACGGGCGGGGGTCGTTCGACACGGGGAAGTACCGGAATCTTTTCCATGACCTGCTTGCCGTTCCCGACGATCTCGTCCATCGTAAAATCGCGGATGCATGGAACAGGCTGTTTTACGGCAATGAGCGGACAGAACGCTTCTATTTTCAGGCCGCCCCCGATACCGCCTATATAAAGGATATTTATCATAACGATGTACGAAGCGAAGGGATGTCGTACGGGTTGATGATCGCCGTCCAGCTGGACAAAAAGGACGAGTTCGACAGACTCTGGAAATGGACGAAAGATTACATGCAGCATAAAGACGGCCCCCGTAAAAACTATTTCGCCTGGCAGTGTAAAACGAACGGAACGATTATCGATCCCAATTCCGCATCCGACGGGGAGGAATGGATTGTGATGGCATTGTTTTTCGCATCGGCCCGATGGGGAAACGGAAGCGGTATATTCGACTATGCTTCCGAAGCACAAACCGTCCTCGATACGATGCTTCATAAAAAAGACGAGCACGGGAACGACGGAACCATCACCAATATGTTTCACGAACTTCATCATCAGATTGTATTTTCTCCCTTCCATCCCGAAATAAATGAAGACAAACCCCCGTATACTTTTACCGACCCGTCATACCACCTTCCCCATTTCTATGAATTATGGGCCCGATGGGCGGAACGGGATAACGGATTCTGGTTCGAAGCGGCGAAGGCCGGCAGGAAATTCCTGAAAAAAGCCGTTCATCCCGTGACCGGACTCGCCCCGGATTACGCCCTTTTTGACGGAACACCGACAAATCATTTCGGCGGCGGTCAGGCCGATTTCCGCTACGACGCGTGGAGGGTCGCGATGAATGTTGCCCTGGATTACGCGTGGTTTGAAGCGGACCGATGGGCGATCATACAGAGTAACCGGTTGCTCGATTTCTTTTTCAACGAGGGCCTTGACACCTACGGGGATCAATACACCCTGGACGGGAAATGTCTCTGCGACAATCACAACTCCGGCCTCATCGCGATGAACGCGGTTGCGGCGCTGGCTGCAACAAATGAAAAACGGAAGGGCTTCGTGAAAAAATTATGGTGCCTGCCGGTGCCGTCGGGTGACGCCCGTTACTACGAAGGGCTTTGCTATATGCTCGGTCTTCTCATGGTAAGCGGAACCTTCAGAATATATCATCCGGCGCCATGA
- a CDS encoding RluA family pseudouridine synthase, which translates to MKVFYIQLKKDERSALGNLVREYLSMTKEKAEELIRIGAVWDTRTKRRLKDTDAVVTSDRLIRINMPVRAVVPYPFDSRDIVVEEDEFLVVYKKPGFPTIPAPYADVASLSWGLERYLRSVTKTGKAFPVNRLDTPASGLLFFAKNARMQVVLNGMFKERTIKKYYLVKTKFFRSVKRSYTITDTLAWKGKEQPAVTRIWLMHASDDACCFLVRPETGRTHQIRRHFQQYLVPICGDTRYGNDRGEKRLALLCFAYIFRHPVTGKKVKVSHLPDGIMAPDDIF; encoded by the coding sequence ATGAAAGTTTTTTACATACAACTTAAAAAGGACGAACGATCCGCCCTCGGAAACCTTGTCCGCGAATACCTGTCGATGACAAAAGAAAAAGCGGAAGAACTCATACGTATCGGCGCGGTATGGGATACCCGTACGAAAAGGCGGCTGAAAGACACGGATGCGGTCGTCACCTCAGACCGCCTTATCCGCATCAACATGCCCGTCCGGGCAGTCGTTCCGTATCCCTTTGACTCAAGAGATATTGTCGTTGAGGAAGACGAGTTTCTCGTCGTTTACAAAAAGCCGGGGTTCCCGACGATTCCGGCCCCGTATGCCGATGTCGCTTCTCTTTCGTGGGGACTTGAACGCTATTTACGTTCGGTGACAAAAACGGGCAAAGCATTCCCGGTCAACAGACTCGATACACCGGCATCGGGGTTGCTCTTCTTTGCAAAAAACGCCCGTATGCAGGTTGTCTTGAACGGAATGTTCAAGGAGCGAACGATCAAGAAATATTATCTTGTAAAAACAAAATTTTTCCGCTCGGTAAAAAGGTCATACACCATCACCGATACCCTTGCGTGGAAAGGAAAAGAACAGCCGGCCGTCACGCGCATATGGTTGATGCACGCCTCCGATGATGCCTGCTGTTTTCTGGTCAGGCCGGAAACGGGAAGGACACATCAGATACGGAGGCATTTTCAACAGTACCTTGTCCCTATCTGCGGCGATACCCGCTACGGGAATGACCGCGGGGAGAAACGGCTTGCACTTCTCTGCTTTGCCTATATTTTCCGGCATCCTGTCACGGGAAAAAAGGTAAAAGTGAGTCATCTGCCGGACGGGATCATGGCGCCGGATGATATATTCTGA
- a CDS encoding dienelactone hydrolase family protein — protein MKIKRLLLICIAFIVSTVFLYAADPKDPAETNVEFSGGNNVSLKGYLATPPGKGPFPGVLMIHEWWGLNRDIQKLADILSSEGYVVLAADAYRGKVGKTANEALNLVRNTPQQQIRKDLDAALSYLTSLENVDASRIASLGFCFGGTQSMYMGTRNPSLAAVVIFYGSGPITDPAHLGNIDQAGPVLGIFGENDGNIPVNQVKAFEAALEQKGVSHTITIYPGVGHAFVSSETYNNGGTAQKAWNQTLDFLEKNIKHPEK, from the coding sequence ATGAAAATAAAGAGGTTATTATTAATTTGTATTGCTTTTATTGTAAGCACGGTGTTTTTATATGCCGCCGATCCGAAAGACCCGGCGGAAACGAATGTCGAGTTCAGCGGCGGCAATAATGTGTCACTAAAAGGGTATCTGGCAACACCTCCGGGTAAAGGTCCGTTTCCCGGTGTGCTTATGATCCATGAATGGTGGGGACTCAACAGGGACATTCAAAAACTCGCCGACATACTGAGTTCGGAAGGATATGTCGTGCTGGCGGCGGATGCCTATCGCGGAAAGGTGGGTAAAACCGCGAATGAAGCGTTGAATCTCGTACGGAATACGCCGCAGCAACAGATACGGAAAGATTTGGACGCGGCCCTTTCGTACCTCACATCCCTCGAGAATGTCGACGCTTCAAGGATCGCTTCACTCGGATTCTGTTTCGGCGGTACACAGTCGATGTATATGGGAACGAGAAATCCTTCACTCGCGGCCGTCGTTATTTTCTACGGCTCGGGACCTATCACGGATCCCGCGCATCTGGGTAACATCGATCAAGCGGGGCCGGTTTTGGGTATTTTTGGTGAAAATGACGGCAATATCCCGGTAAACCAGGTAAAAGCCTTTGAAGCCGCACTCGAACAAAAGGGCGTGAGTCATACGATTACCATCTATCCCGGCGTGGGTCACGCGTTTGTCTCGAGTGAGACCTATAATAACGGGGGTACGGCCCAGAAGGCATGGAACCAGACACTTGATTTTCTCGAAAAGAATATCAAACATCCGGAAAAATAG
- a CDS encoding GntR family transcriptional regulator yields the protein MNLNTQSPVPLYYQLAQIILDKIRTGDYPSESKIPSEQELSSTYGLGRPTVRQATELLVRQRILRRKRGSGTFVVGMEEEIDLFSLGGTMSAFEKKDITLNRMNVKQIGLVRVDSHPDNPFSGRRAYFFSRLSAVGEEAFLIEDIYLAPDIFPDIDAYDFSQTSLSRVILEQYRMRPTHGKQSFTIRYADVEKSALFKIDPKTPILLVRRYLHFPLMENAIYSELSCLTDRFIFTQKIGGFDNE from the coding sequence ATGAACCTAAATACGCAATCACCGGTTCCGCTGTACTATCAACTCGCACAGATCATCCTTGATAAAATACGAACCGGCGATTATCCGTCCGAATCGAAAATACCCTCGGAGCAGGAACTCTCCTCAACATACGGCCTGGGCAGGCCGACCGTCCGTCAGGCCACCGAACTTCTCGTACGGCAGCGGATATTGAGAAGAAAGCGGGGATCGGGCACCTTCGTTGTCGGCATGGAGGAAGAAATCGATCTTTTTTCCCTCGGGGGGACCATGTCGGCGTTCGAGAAAAAGGATATAACGCTGAACAGAATGAATGTGAAACAAATCGGACTTGTCCGTGTCGATAGTCATCCGGACAATCCCTTTTCAGGCAGGAGGGCTTATTTTTTTTCCCGTCTCAGCGCCGTCGGCGAGGAGGCTTTTCTCATCGAGGACATCTACCTTGCCCCCGATATCTTTCCCGATATCGATGCGTATGATTTCTCGCAGACCTCACTCTCCCGGGTGATCCTGGAACAATACCGGATGCGGCCCACGCACGGGAAACAGAGTTTTACCATCAGATATGCCGATGTCGAAAAATCGGCCTTATTCAAAATCGATCCCAAAACCCCCATTCTCCTCGTACGCCGGTATCTTCATTTTCCCCTGATGGAAAACGCCATTTATTCCGAGCTTTCCTGCCTGACGGACAGATTCATTTTTACACAAAAAATCGGAGGTTTTGACAATGAATAA
- the trpB gene encoding tryptophan synthase subunit beta, with protein sequence MNKRGYYGDYGGLFIPEILMSTMEQLITEFHRAKDDPAFWKEYTDLMSTYSCRPTPLTYAENLTRHFKGAKIYIKREDLNHTGAHKANNVMGQGLLVKRMGKTRVIAETGAGQHGVATATMAAKFGFDCTIYMGEVDVHRQRPNVFWMERLGATVVPVTEGTRILKDAINEALRDWVSNMDTTHYVLGTACGPHPFPEMVSYFQSIIGKETRKQMLEREGGLPDRVFACVGGGSNAMGIFSGFFDDPVELVGVEAGGLGLESHRHASRLVSGDASVGIAQGYRTYFLQNPDGQMLETHSVAAGLDYVGVSPILADLKDKGRVRFETATDKEVVEALSMTTRMEGLIPALESAHAFAGAFREAPNMGHDEIIVINQSGRGDKDIFTIADAFGDPAWKSFIKAKAEEYNA encoded by the coding sequence ATGAATAAACGTGGTTATTACGGCGATTACGGGGGCCTCTTCATCCCCGAAATTCTCATGTCGACGATGGAACAACTCATCACCGAGTTTCATCGGGCAAAGGACGATCCGGCTTTCTGGAAGGAATACACCGACCTCATGTCCACCTACTCGTGCAGACCAACCCCCCTCACTTATGCCGAAAATCTTACAAGGCATTTCAAAGGGGCTAAAATCTATATAAAACGTGAGGATTTGAATCACACCGGCGCGCACAAGGCAAATAATGTCATGGGTCAGGGGCTTTTGGTCAAACGGATGGGGAAAACACGCGTGATCGCGGAAACCGGTGCCGGCCAGCACGGGGTTGCCACCGCGACAATGGCCGCAAAGTTCGGATTCGACTGCACCATCTATATGGGCGAAGTCGATGTGCACCGGCAGCGGCCGAATGTTTTCTGGATGGAACGCCTCGGCGCCACGGTCGTGCCCGTAACCGAGGGAACGCGGATTCTCAAGGACGCGATCAATGAAGCCCTCCGTGACTGGGTCTCGAACATGGACACGACCCACTATGTCCTGGGCACCGCCTGCGGTCCCCACCCCTTTCCCGAAATGGTAAGTTATTTCCAATCCATTATCGGGAAGGAGACGAGGAAGCAGATGCTCGAACGGGAGGGAGGGCTTCCGGACCGCGTCTTTGCGTGCGTGGGAGGCGGTTCGAATGCCATGGGAATATTCAGTGGATTCTTCGACGATCCGGTCGAACTGGTGGGTGTGGAAGCCGGCGGGCTGGGCCTTGAAAGCCACCGTCACGCATCACGGCTTGTTTCCGGTGACGCGAGTGTCGGAATCGCGCAGGGATACCGGACCTATTTTCTCCAGAACCCGGACGGACAGATGCTCGAGACCCACAGCGTCGCCGCGGGGCTCGATTACGTGGGGGTTTCTCCCATTCTCGCCGATCTGAAAGATAAAGGAAGGGTGCGGTTCGAAACGGCAACCGACAAGGAGGTGGTGGAAGCCCTTTCCATGACGACCCGCATGGAAGGACTCATCCCGGCACTCGAGTCGGCCCATGCGTTCGCCGGTGCGTTCAGGGAAGCCCCGAACATGGGGCATGATGAGATCATCGTCATCAATCAATCCGGCAGGGGCGACAAGGATATTTTCACCATAGCGGACGCCTTCGGCGACCCCGCATGGAAGTCCTTTATCAAGGCAAAAGCGGAGGAATACAATGCTTGA